In Streptomyces sp. Li-HN-5-11, the sequence CTCGCCCGCACCCTGCGGGAACTGCCGGACGGCGCCGTCGTCCTCCTCGACGGTCTCGTCGCCTGCGGCGTCCCCGAGATCATCGTTCCCGAGGCCGGCCGGCTGCGCCTGGCCGTCCTCGTCCACCTTCCGCTCGGCGACGAGACCGGGCTCGATGCGGCCGTGGCCGCGGAGCTGGACGCCCGGGAACGCGAGGTGCTGCGGGCGGTGCCCGCCGTCGTCGCCACCAGCGACTGGGCGGTCCGCCGCCTCGTCTCCCACCACGGCCTCGCCCCCGACCGGGTGCACGTCGCCGCCCCCGGCGCCGACATCGCCCCGCAGGCCCCCGGCACCGACGGCGTCTCGCGCCTGCTGTGCGTCGCCGCGGTCACCCCGCGCAAGGGGCAGCACCGGCTGGTGGAGGCACTGGCCGCGGTCACCGACCTGCCGTGGAGCTGTGTGTGCGTCGGCGGCCTGACCCAGGATCCGGAGTACGTCGCCCAGTTGCGCGACCTGATCCGCACGCACGGACTCGAGGACCGCTTCCACCTGGCCGGGCCGAAGGCGGGCGCGGAACTCGACGCCAGCTACGCCGCCGCCGACCTGATGGTCCTCGCCTCGTACGCGGAGACGTACGGCATGGCCATCACCGAGGCCCTCGCCCGCGGTATCCCGGTGCTGGCCACGGACGTCGGCGGTGTCTCCGAGGCGGTCGGCCGCGCCCCCGACGGCGGGGTGCCCGGCATCCTCGTCCCGCCGGAGGACCCCGCGGCCCTCGCCCTGGAACTGCGCGGCTGGTTCGGCGAGGCCGACGTACGACGCCGGCTCAAGGCCGCCGCCCGCGGCCGGCGCGCCGCACTCGGCGGCTGGGCGGCGACCGCGCGCAGCCTGGCCGGCGTACTGGGCCGGCTGCCGAACGAGCCCCGGAGGGCGGCATGAGCGAGATCACGACTTCCACCGGCGCCGTGCAGCGCGGCGGCGGCATCCCCGCCCAGCCGGGCCCGCTCGAC encodes:
- a CDS encoding glycosyltransferase family 4 protein, which encodes MTDTTIDRAPLGGVSPLAYVPAQHTGPENVGIIPMSLRTVHFVLPGGVDDPATPSGGNAYDRRVSLDLPGFGWQVRPHAVDGTWPRPGAEARTELARTLRELPDGAVVLLDGLVACGVPEIIVPEAGRLRLAVLVHLPLGDETGLDAAVAAELDAREREVLRAVPAVVATSDWAVRRLVSHHGLAPDRVHVAAPGADIAPQAPGTDGVSRLLCVAAVTPRKGQHRLVEALAAVTDLPWSCVCVGGLTQDPEYVAQLRDLIRTHGLEDRFHLAGPKAGAELDASYAAADLMVLASYAETYGMAITEALARGIPVLATDVGGVSEAVGRAPDGGVPGILVPPEDPAALALELRGWFGEADVRRRLKAAARGRRAALGGWAATARSLAGVLGRLPNEPRRAA